The Halanaerobiales bacterium sequence ATCTCCTGGTTTTAATTCACCTCTTACAATCATCTTTTTTATTTTATCAATAATTTGTTCATAAATAGGTTTAGAAGCATCATATTTTAACTTCATTTTCTCCCCCTTTCTCTAGCTCTGCCTCTCGAAAAATACAATATATTATTAATTGATTTTATTTATTAGTGCACCATTTAACTAGTACACTATAAGTATATAATTATTTTTTGCTTTTGTCAAGGTTTTTGAAAATTTTTTTTAAATAAAAAAACCTTATAATAGTCAGTTTTATACTGACCATTATAAGGTAAAACCTTTCCTCTAGATTATTCATTTTTTCAATAATAATTAAAATTCTATACCTGCAATTTTATAATCTTTTACTTTTTTAAAACCAATATCTTTAGCAACTTTAAGTGAAGGGATATTTTTGCTATCACAGTGCCATTGAGGATTTAAATTTTTTTCTATACAATCTAAAACTGTTCTAGCAACTACTAATTTAGCATATCCCTTCTTTTGATGTTCTTTTATAGTTGCTACTGCAAGTTCATAGTCCCTATCTTTAACATATACGGAAAATGACCAACTAACTATTTGATTATTTTTTAATAAAAAATAGCCAATACCTTTTTCTTCAAAATCTCTGCAATTTTTCCAGAAAGAATTTATCCATCCTTTCATGTTTTTTAAATTATTATAATTCTGTTCAAAGGTAGAACAGCTTATTTTTTTCAAATAAAGATTATTACTTATTTCTTCTTTCCATTTATATTTAAGCTTATCAAATTCATAGAATTGTCTATCAATATCTTTAATTTCATAATTATCAAAGATAATATTTATTTTATTTCTCCAGGTATTAGATGGGTAATAAATATTAAAACCTGGAATATAACCTTCTTTTGCTGCAGGAATTAATTTTTCATTAATTAAAATAGATAATTTTTCAACAACTTCATCTGAAATCCTGCCACTAATAAATAACTCTGTTATTTCATTCCAGATAAGAGCAGTTTCAGGTTTTTGAATATTATCTACATAAATTTGTCCTCTTGTATTATTATCAATTATTGATTTAATAGCCAAGTTAT is a genomic window containing:
- a CDS encoding GNAT family N-acetyltransferase, translating into MQNLNKSSYKKVEKIFRKFSDNLAIKSIIDNNTRGQIYVDNIQKPETALIWNEITELFISGRISDEVVEKLSILINEKLIPAAKEGYIPGFNIYYPSNTWRNKINIIFDNYEIKDIDRQFYEFDKLKYKWKEEISNNLYLKKISCSTFEQNYNNLKNMKGWINSFWKNCRDFEEKGIGYFLLKNNQIVSWSFSVYVKDRDYELAVATIKEHQKKGYAKLVVARTVLDCIEKNLNPQWHCDSKNIPSLKVAKDIGFKKVKDYKIAGIEF